From the Solea senegalensis isolate Sse05_10M linkage group LG16, IFAPA_SoseM_1, whole genome shotgun sequence genome, one window contains:
- the nkx2.9 gene encoding NK2 transcription factor related, locus 9 yields the protein MAAPTKFSFSVRSILDLPEQDAEAVPVHFSSSSSSSSSSSSPFISWMDCDRSPCMSSDEGSLEASPDSTKPDDSSLDSEQDTSKKSKKRRVLFSKAQTLELERRFRQQRYLSGPEREQLARLLSLTPTQVKIWFQNHRYKMKRGRAEGALLLPPHDADAAPPPPLLRRLVVPILVRDGKPFHTCVLDTDKGAFLPASSQTVSFPLPYHLPPPRYQHFPAAAAASRLAWRDFWSEPVHFNSFK from the exons ATGGCTGCGCCGACCAAGTTCAGTTTTTCCGTCAGGAGCATCCTGGATTTGCCGGAGCAGGACGCAGAGGCAGTGCCGGtgcacttctcctcctcttcctcctcctcctcctcctccagctcgcCCTTCATCTCCTGGATGGACTGTGACCGCAGCCCCTGCATGT CCTCTGATGAAGGAAGCCTCGAGGCCTCTCCCGACTCCACCAAACCGGACGACTCGTCTCTGGACTCGGAGCAAGACACGAGCAAGAAGAGCAAGAAGCGGCGCGTTCTGTTCTCCAAGGCGCAGACTCTGGAGCTGGAGAGACGCTTCCGGCAGCAGCGCTACCTGTCCGGCCCGGAGAGGGAGCAGCTGGCGCGGCTCCTCAGTCTGACCCCGACCCAGGTGAAGATCTGGTTCCAGAACCACCGCTACAAGATGAAGCGAGGCCGCGCGGAGGgagcgctgctgctgccgccgcacGACGCGGACGCGGCGCCGCCTCCTCCGCTGCTGCGCAGGCTCGTGGTTCCGATTCTGGTGCGCGACGGGAAACCTTTCCACACCTGTGTTCTGGACACGGACAAAGGCGCTTTTCTCCCCGCGTCCTCTCAGACGGTGTCCTTCCCTCTGCCTTATCACCTGCCTCCTCCCCGGTACCAGCACTTTCCAGCCGCGGCAGCAGCTTCCAGATTGGCCTGGAGAGACTTTTGGAGCGAGCCGGTCCATTTTAACTCCTTCAAGTGA